The sequence GTCCAAATGAGTGTCCACGAAAATACACTTAGGAACGTGTCACGATACGAACTTAGGAAGAAAATATTAAAGAAGTTCTTAAATCCAACCCAGTCAATTAAATTCGCTGGCGGAATATGGTAAAAATCGTAGTTGGTAAATGCCATGAAAAGAGTAACAAGAACTGGGAAAATAATAACAAAAGTCATCACTAGGTATGCGGGTAGTGTAAGTAAGTACGGGAAACCTTTGTCGAGCATATTTTTTATAATAGCAAGCGCAGAACGGTTAACAGTTTCACCTAGATTCCACTGCATAGCAACGCGTCTTGCATCGAAAATATTTATAAACCAAAAGCCTATAAATAGTAATGTCACAATTAATTGTAAAGTACCTTCAATCATTAAAAATAAGGAATGGTCCACACCCGGCACAGATCCAAGTGTCACAAGGCCAATCAGTGCATTCAGCCCAATTGCGAAAAATTCTATGATAAACAAAACAAATAGTGCAAAAAAGACAATCCCTTTAAAATTTTGCTTATTATAAAATTGACCAAGTCCCGGAATGATTGATAACAAAGTTGCTTGACGAACATTTTTAATTTGTTTTTGTTCTAGTTTCATTTTGTTACCCTCAATTCTAGATATAGATTCACTAGCTAAGTTGAAAAAAATGGCGGAGCGCGCTACCTTTGCCCCGCCAATTCATTATTATTTAGTATATTTTTGCGTTACATTGTCTTCGATTACTTTCACTGCATCATCAGCTGACTGTTGCGGTGTTTTCGAACCAGAAGCTGCATCAAACATTAAGTTTTCAGCACCTGTCCAAACTTCCGACATTTCTGGAATATTTGGCATTGGTTGCGCATTTTTGTATTGTTCGATAACAGCATTTGTTAATTCATCATTTTTGGATTTCGCTGTATCACGAGCTTTTAAGTTAGCTGGTACTTCATTTGTCATATCATATAATGTTTCTTGATTTTTTTGGTTAGTCACATAATCCAACCATTTTTGAGCTACATCTTTGTTTTTAGAATAGTTACTTACAACCCAACCTTTACCACCTGCAAATGGAGAATACTCTTTGCCATTATCAAGTGTTGGGATTTTTGCTACACCGTAATTGATTTTTGCTTCTTTGTAGTTTGCTGCTGACCATGGACCGCCTAGAATAGCTGCTGCTTTACCTTTAACAAATTGATCTTGGATAAAGTCATCTGCACTCTTATTATCTTGCATTCCTTTTGGCCATACATCTTGGAACCATTTTGTTGCATAAGTAATCCCTTCAACCGAACCTTTATTATTTAAACCTATGTCTTTTGGATTTGTACCTTCATCGCCGAATACATAACCGCCGTATCCTGCAAGTAGTCCGTAAGAGAAGTAGAAATCAGTCCATTTTGCTAAGAAACCAGTATTTTTTCCTTTTTCAGAAGTGAAAGCAAAACGAGAATCTTTGGAAAGTGTTTCTAAATCTTTAAAAGTTGCTGGAGCTTTGTCGAGTAAATCTTTATTATAGTAAAGGACTAGTGTTTCAATAATTGCTGGAGCGCCGTAAATTTTATCGTCAATGGTTACTTGTTTTTGGTCTTTTTCATCGTAATCGTCTTTATTGCCAAGTTTTACTTCCGCTAAATGTCCTTGTTGACCTAAGCTTCCGATTCTATCAAATGCAGACATCATAACGTCTGGAGCAGTTCCAGCTGGGCCGTCAAGTGGCAATGCTTCTAGTGTTTCAAACATGTCTTTTTCGACTACTTTTACTTTCACGTCATTGTCTTTTTCAAAATCACCTTTTATTTTGTTCACATAGTCTTTGTAGCCTGCGTCAACGGAAACCGTTAATGTTTTTTCATCAGATGAGCCAGATTTACTAGTGTCTTTTCCACCTCCACATGCTGCTAAGCTTAAAGCCATTACTAAAACTGCCGAAACTATTCCCACTTTTTTGAAACGCTTCATTTACTTTTCCTCCTCTTTATGAAAAAAGCCACTCTCTACTGTCTGATTTCTAAGTCCCCATCTTTTTTCATTTCTTTTTTAAGTTTGTGAATTAGGTTAACCTATGCATTTATTATATGCTGATTTCGAAAGCGTTTACAAGGGGATTTCACATGTTACCGATAACAACATTTTTTCGGTAAACATGTGAAAAATCCCTTTACGCCGTTGAGTTAGCTATTTTCTTTAATAACAAGAAATCCTTTTGCTGGGACAATCACATTTTCTGTTACAGCTCGGTTGTTCCAAATATCTGTCGCTGTATTTTCAAAGGAAATTGTGAAATTCTTATCTTCTTTTGTTTGATTGAAAAGGAAATGTAGTTTTTCACTATTTAATACTTTAGAAAATGCTGTAATGCCTGTTTCACTACTTGCCTCTAACCACGTTAATTCACCGGATGAAATAATCGCTTGATTTTCTTTTCTAAGCGCAATTAATTTTTTCGTAAATGCTAACATATCTTGGTTTTGTTTCATTTCGTCCCATTCCATACACTTGCGACAACCTGGGTCATTTCCGCCGTCCATGCCGATTTCAGTTCCATAATAAATACACGGCGAACCAGTGTGCGCAAACATGAAGGCAAGCGCTTGTTTCACTTTATCTTCATCATTATTAGCACGTGTTAAAATGCGTGCCGTGTCATGGCTATCAAGCATATTAAACATCACTTCATTCACTTGATTTGGGTAGCGCATATATTGTTCATTAATACCAGAAACCATTTGCTCTGGAGTGATTTTTTCTTCAATAAAGTTCTCGATAATTGTTTGTGTAAAAGGATAATTCATTACGGCATGGAATTCATCTCCAAGTAACCAAATCCATGAATCATGCCAAATTTCTCCAAGAATATAAATATCTTCTTTTTCCGCTTGAACCGCTTTTTTGAACTCTTTCCAAAAAGCATGGTCAACTTCATTGGCAACGTCTAAGCGCCAGCCATCAATATCAAATTCCCGAATCCAGTAAGTCGCAATATCCAGTAGATACTTCTGAACTTCTGGATTAGCCGTATTTAATTTTGGCATATGCGTCGTAAAAGCAAATGTATCGTAAGAAAGTGTTGGCTCTCCTTCAATATTGCCATTTTCATTTTGACGAACAGGGAAACTATGAATATGGAACCAATCACGATATGCAGATTTTTCTTCATTTAAAACAACATCTTGCCATTCTGCTGAAGTATCGCCAATATGATTGAACACTGCATCTAACATAATACGAATCCCGCGTTTATGCGCTTCCTGAACTAATTTTCTAAACGTTTCTTTATCTCCAAAATGCGGATCAATTTTTTTATAATCAACCGTATCGTATTTATGGTTGGTTGGCGCTTCAAACACAGGTGTTAAATAAACCCCGTTAATACCAAGCTCTGCTAAATAATCTAGATGCTCAATAATCCCTGCTATATCCCCGCCGAAAAAGTCTGTTGTGTCAGGATCTTTACTTCCCCACGGCAAGGCATTTTCCGGAGAAATAGCTGGATTCCCATTCGCAAAACGTTCTGGGAAAATTTGGTACCAAATTGTTTTCCCAACCCATTCAGGCGCCTCAAAAGTATCCACCGCATGTATAAATGGAAACTTAAAGTAATAATCCATTGTATCTAGATTCGCTTTTGTCGGTTCAAAAAAGCCACGTCCGCCGTAAAAGGTCTTTTCCTCTTTTGTATCCGTTAATAAAAATCCATATTGAAGGCGTCTATGTTCTGGTGTAATTGCAAAAAACCAATAATCGTGCTCTTCTGTTTCTGCGATTTTGCGCATTGTGTAAGATTCACTTTGCCATTTTCCATCTTTCCATAAGTAAGGGTCGGCAGCAATTAGAGTAACCTCGCTAATATCTAAGCGTTTCGTTCTAATCCGAATATGTAGTGTTTTAGCGTCATAACTATAAGCATAGCTACTCGCCGGTTGATGATAAATCCCTGCTTTTTCCATTTTTTCTCCTCCTATATCACCTATCGTTCTATTTCAAATTAGCATTTCCATTAAAGCGTTTGCAACCTTTTCTCGCTCGTTAACGGTAACAAGATTTTCTAACTATTTCATATTCTTTCAACATACTATAGAAGAAAGCCATTCTCTCTCCTCCTTTAAAGTGACAAATTAGTAACTTTACTGATTTAAAGTAAAGAGCTATAATAACTCATGGACTAATGAAATCTCTTTAAAAACGGTCTAAAAGGAGGATAAAATGGAAAATACTTTAAGCTTCAAAAAGCAAGGGTATTGGTTATTTTCCAGCGCAATCATTATTGGTGTTCTTTTTCTTCTTTTGCCACACATCATTTCCAATATTGGAGTGTTAGAATTTATAGGTGCTTTCTTTAACGCCCTATGCATGGGGGTTATTGCTTTTATCATATTAAAAGCAGAATTCCTCGATTGGTTTAAACATTTTAGTTTCAAATGGATCCTCATCGGTGCTCCAGCATTAATTATTATCAGCTCTATTTTCAACATTGCATGGGCTTACTTCGCAGGCAGTACTACTGAAAATGGTATCAACAGTGTACTTACATGGTCTTATGTTTTCACAAGTATCCCGTTCATGCTTCTTGGCGAAGAACTACTATCAATTAGCTTACTCTACGCCGCTTGGAAAAAATGGAACTGGAAATTCTGGCAAGCTTCCTTGCTATGCTCGTTACTTTTCGCAACGTGGCACTTAACTTCTTATGATTTTAATTTCTTGCAATGTATTATTACTTTGGCACCAGCAAGACTCATTTTGAATTACTTATTTAAAAAAACAAACTCCATTTGGGTTACATTTATCGTTCACTTCATTTTTGATTTCATTGCATTTCTACCAGTTTTACTCAAATAAAAAAACGCTAGGAATAAAGATTCCTAGCGTTTTCATTACTCTTCTTTTCCAGTTGTAGAGGCTCTTATCAGTAGTTCCGGAGTAAATAATAGGTTTCCTTGGGGTTTCCCATGATCATTAATTTTTGCAAGTAACATCTTCGCAAGTTCTTCTCCCATGGCGACAACCGGAGAACGAACGGTCGTAATTTTTGGTGATGAAATTCGATCTAAGAAAACACCATCAAATCCTGTTACTGCAATATTTTCACCAAAACGACGACCAAAAGCTGCAGCAGCCCGAACAACCCCGATGGCAATTCGATCTGATGCGCAAACAATCGCAATTTTTTCCGAGTTATAACGTAGTAATTCAAATGCTTTTTCTTCCGCGACACTGGAACTATTCGCAATAAAATAGCTTTCCGGCTCCAAACCATGTTTTTTCACGACTTCTTCATAGCCTTCTAGGCGCGATTTCATAAACTGTTCATCTAATAAATCAATTCCCAAAAAGACGATTCGCGAAAAACCGATTCCTACCATATGCTCTGTTGCGAGCGCAGTTCCTTTTTTATTATCTACATCAATAGAATCATAGCCACGTTTATTTTCGCCGTAAAAAATAACTGGTTTATCAATATCTAAAAGTCCTAAATCATAGTCTTTATCACGTATTCCTGTAACGATAAGCCCGTCATAAGCTCCGATATTTCTGGATCTTTGTGTAACGAGTTGCAAGGAATAATAATACTTATCTAACTCGCGACTAATTCCAGTTAGTAAGTTCATATAATATGGTTCAACCGTATCGATTTCTTCTAAAATCAAAAATTTAATAACTTGTGTCCTATTTTGAACAAGCGCCCTAGCAGCATAATTTGGTACATACTCTAAGGCTTCCATTGCACTATAAACAAGCATTTTCAGTTCATCTGAGACTTGATCTGGATGATTAATAACTCGTGAAACTGTCATTTTGGAGACATTTGCCCGTTTCGCAACATCTGCTAAAGTCGCCATCTCCAACCTCCTCCATTCATAATCTTCCTTATTGTACCATCTTTTACGCAAAAAAAAATAAGAATTAACCCACAAACAAAGCATTCTCCTTAAAAGTCTGAAAATGCTTTGTTTATTATGATTATGTAATGAGTCATTTTATAGTGTTTGCCACTTTTTTTGAGAGACTCTGCGTTCCTTTGTTTGTTGATAAGATTTGATAATCACTCTGCTTAACTGATGAATCCCGCCAATAATAATTCCAATAGCGATAGCAACAAGCGCAGTTGTTAGAAAACTAATAAATGGAAAACTAGATGCATTCATAGCAGCAATTCCTAATATAAAAATAATAATAGTAGGTAGTACATAATACCTAATGTCCTGCTCCTGCATTCCAAGCGCCCCTTTACCAAAATAGTAACTCTCATCAACTACTGAAATTATAACGCGAAAACTGGCTTTTTTCAAGGCTTGGACCGATTTCCATGCCCTCCTTAAAAAAAGTCAAATGGCTCTATATAGCGCTTTCTATAGACACGAAAAATCCACTCATTATGAATTCATTAAAAAGAAAAATTTGTTACCATTTTGTAACATTACTTAAGTCCATTTACTTATATAGGATAGCACTCATATTTATTCAATTTTATAGATAAGTATTAACTCTCATTTCCTTTTTTTCATGTTTCATTTGCTATTTTTTTATAGTGTATACAAAAAAAGTAGATTCTTTTTTTCTCCATAAAATATTTTTCAAATTGTTTAAAAAAATTGATTCAGGCAGATTTTTTAATTTTCTAGGAAACTGGGCATTTAAAATACCTTTTTCCTCTGAAGGAAAATTATTTTTTCGATGAATATTCTTCTTTAAAACCAAAATTTCCGCTTTTTACAAATAAACAAACAACCGTTATGCTTACATCGTTCCATTAAAAAACGGAAGAGCTCCCCCCTCTTCCCCCGAAGGTCTCTTCCGTTTTTTCTCTTGTTATTCTTTTAAATGATAAGGATATGTGGAAACTACTACGTCCCTTTTCATTAGAAGTCTTGTGCGAATCAATAGACTTGTTTGATTATGAAGGACATTTTGCCAACCTTTTCTAGGGATAAATTGCGGTATTAATACTGTTAGCGAATAATTATCTTGATCTGCTTTTTGTTTAGCTGTATCAATAAATTTCATTAATGGATCTGAAATGGATCGATACGGAGAAAACAGATTAGCCATACGCACTTCAGGATGCACTCTATTCCATCTCTCAACAAATTCTTTTTCCTGCTTCTTATCAATAGAAATATGAACAGCGATGACCGTATCACCAATAGATTTAGCATATTGTAATGCACCTTCCACAACTTTGGTGGTATCAGATACACAAATAATGACGGCATTCCCTTTAAAGTCAGGCAAGTCCATTGTTTCGTCAATTCTAAGTTGTGGTCCGACTTTCCT comes from Listeria monocytogenes and encodes:
- a CDS encoding CPBP family intramembrane glutamic endopeptidase produces the protein MENTLSFKKQGYWLFSSAIIIGVLFLLLPHIISNIGVLEFIGAFFNALCMGVIAFIILKAEFLDWFKHFSFKWILIGAPALIIISSIFNIAWAYFAGSTTENGINSVLTWSYVFTSIPFMLLGEELLSISLLYAAWKKWNWKFWQASLLCSLLFATWHLTSYDFNFLQCIITLAPARLILNYLFKKTNSIWVTFIVHFIFDFIAFLPVLLK
- a CDS encoding LacI family DNA-binding transcriptional regulator, translated to MATLADVAKRANVSKMTVSRVINHPDQVSDELKMLVYSAMEALEYVPNYAARALVQNRTQVIKFLILEEIDTVEPYYMNLLTGISRELDKYYYSLQLVTQRSRNIGAYDGLIVTGIRDKDYDLGLLDIDKPVIFYGENKRGYDSIDVDNKKGTALATEHMVGIGFSRIVFLGIDLLDEQFMKSRLEGYEEVVKKHGLEPESYFIANSSSVAEEKAFELLRYNSEKIAIVCASDRIAIGVVRAAAAFGRRFGENIAVTGFDGVFLDRISSPKITTVRSPVVAMGEELAKMLLAKINDHGKPQGNLLFTPELLIRASTTGKEE
- a CDS encoding glycoside hydrolase family 13 protein; amino-acid sequence: MEKAGIYHQPASSYAYSYDAKTLHIRIRTKRLDISEVTLIAADPYLWKDGKWQSESYTMRKIAETEEHDYWFFAITPEHRRLQYGFLLTDTKEEKTFYGGRGFFEPTKANLDTMDYYFKFPFIHAVDTFEAPEWVGKTIWYQIFPERFANGNPAISPENALPWGSKDPDTTDFFGGDIAGIIEHLDYLAELGINGVYLTPVFEAPTNHKYDTVDYKKIDPHFGDKETFRKLVQEAHKRGIRIMLDAVFNHIGDTSAEWQDVVLNEEKSAYRDWFHIHSFPVRQNENGNIEGEPTLSYDTFAFTTHMPKLNTANPEVQKYLLDIATYWIREFDIDGWRLDVANEVDHAFWKEFKKAVQAEKEDIYILGEIWHDSWIWLLGDEFHAVMNYPFTQTIIENFIEEKITPEQMVSGINEQYMRYPNQVNEVMFNMLDSHDTARILTRANNDEDKVKQALAFMFAHTGSPCIYYGTEIGMDGGNDPGCRKCMEWDEMKQNQDMLAFTKKLIALRKENQAIISSGELTWLEASSETGITAFSKVLNSEKLHFLFNQTKEDKNFTISFENTATDIWNNRAVTENVIVPAKGFLVIKENS
- a CDS encoding extracellular solute-binding protein — translated: MKRFKKVGIVSAVLVMALSLAACGGGKDTSKSGSSDEKTLTVSVDAGYKDYVNKIKGDFEKDNDVKVKVVEKDMFETLEALPLDGPAGTAPDVMMSAFDRIGSLGQQGHLAEVKLGNKDDYDEKDQKQVTIDDKIYGAPAIIETLVLYYNKDLLDKAPATFKDLETLSKDSRFAFTSEKGKNTGFLAKWTDFYFSYGLLAGYGGYVFGDEGTNPKDIGLNNKGSVEGITYATKWFQDVWPKGMQDNKSADDFIQDQFVKGKAAAILGGPWSAANYKEAKINYGVAKIPTLDNGKEYSPFAGGKGWVVSNYSKNKDVAQKWLDYVTNQKNQETLYDMTNEVPANLKARDTAKSKNDELTNAVIEQYKNAQPMPNIPEMSEVWTGAENLMFDAASGSKTPQQSADDAVKVIEDNVTQKYTK